Genomic segment of Anaerobacillus alkaliphilus:
GTTTAAGATTACTGTTGCAACGGCTACTTGGCCTGCATATGGTTCACCTTTTGCTTCTGCTGTCACTAATTGAGCCATTAGTCGCTTTTCTGCAGCTGTAACAGAAGAAGGAATAGTTAAACGTTCACCGACGAAGATCATATCTCCCGCTTTGTTGTTTGCTGTTTTAATAGAGTTAACAGGAACTCCATAATGATTAGCAATTAACCATAAAGTGTCTCCACTTTTAACTGAGTGGACGGTTGAAGCCTCAGTTTGGGTGTTACCGACAAAAAATAAAGTTGTCGCTAGTGTCAAAGTCATAATTAGTTTACGCATTGTATACCTCCGCTTAAAATCTATTATTTTTTTTGCTAGCTCGTATACTAGACTAACAGATTAGTAGAGGACAATCATTAGGTAAACGATGGTACTATTTCCAACACTCCAATAAGGGAAGAATATTTGATTTTTTCAAAACATTGACAACACAACAGCTAAAACGCTTACAAAATTATATTAAAAAAGTACTATGTTAGATAAGTTCCCAAATATGTTGTTGTGAAAATTCAGAAAAGTATAATCATACTTAACAACCGATGTTAGCCAAAAGTTAACTCGAAAAAACAAAAGGAGTGTTGGGAATGGATCCGATTTATTTAATGAATAACGTGTGGATTATTATTTGTTTTACGTTGGTTTTACTAATGCAAGGTGGATTTATCTTATTAGAAGCAGGGTCAACAAGAATGAAAAATGCGGGTCACATTGCCGGCAAAACAATTTTTACAGTTGGTGTTGCTTCTCTTGTTTTCTGGGCAGTAGGGTATGGTTTTATTTACGGTGAAGGAAACGCATTTATCGGTTTGTCGGACTTTTTCTATGGAGACTTTACAAGTGTTGTAGATGGCTTAGCCGGTTCAGTTGACTTCATGTTCCAATTAGCGTTTGCTGCGATTGCTTTAACAATAGCGTTTGGTGGATTTGCAGAACGCGGAAAGTTATCTGCTTACGTAGTGTTTGCAGTACTTTTTTCCGCAATTGTTTATCCAGTTGTAGCTCATTGGATTTGGGGCGGTGGTTGGTTAGCTGATCACGGCAAACAAGATTTTGCAGGTTCAACAGTCGTTCATTTAACTGGTGCGATGGCAGCATTGGCTGCAACGATCATCTTAAAGCCTCGTATTGGGAAATTCAATAAAGATGGTTCAGCAAATGATTTAGCAGGTCATAACCAAGTTTATACAGCATTAGGTGTCTTAGTTCTTTGGGTAGGTTGGTTTGGATTTAACGCTGGTAGTACATTAGGCGTCGATGATGCATTCTTCGGTTACGTTGCTTTAAATACACAGCTTGCAGCTGCGGCTGGTGCGATTGCTGCGATGTTCATTGTTTGGGCTGTTTCTGGTAAAGCAGATATTCCTACAACTTTAAATGGTGCTTTAGCAGGGCTAGTAGCAATTACGGCATCATGTGCGTTTGTTGCTCCGTGGGCAGCCGTACTAATTGGTATTATTGGTGGTCTAATCGTTTACTTTAGCATGAAGTTATTTGATAAAGCTCGTATTGATGATCCAATCTTTGCTCTTTCTGTTCACGGTGTTGCAGGGGTATGGGGAACACTTTCAACTGGTTTTTTCGCAACACCTGAATTAGCAGAATTAAACGGTGGGGCAGCTGGATTGTTCTACGGTGGTGGACTTGGTCAATTAGGGGTTCAAACGATGGGTGTAGTTGCTTGTGGATTATTCGCTTTCGTTGTTTCCTTTATTATCTTAAAAGTAATGGATAAAACAATGGGTGGTATCCGTGTTACTGAGGAAGAAGAGATCATTGGTCTTGACTTAAGTGAACATGGAAGCTACGGTTATCCTGAAAGCATGCCAGACAAAAAGCAAGGTGCTTAGAAGCTAGCAACCTTTGAGGGGAATGATTTCCTTGAAAACTTATGAACAAGTGAAGGAATTTCTTGAGAAGAAGTTACCATCAGTATCATGGGACCATCAAAAATTAAACGAATTCCACGAAATCATCATGAAAGAAATTATACAAATTGCTCTTACAAAAGTAGAAAGTGAGTTGGGGAAACCCCCTACTCACTTTGCTTTCTTTGTCATGGGAAGTGCAGCTAGACATGAGCAATCAGTTTGGAGTGATCAGGATCATGGAATTATCTATGATGGCCCTGATCACTTCCACTCTTACTTCATAAGAATGGGTAAAGAAATTACAAGAGGTTTTGCCTTAGCTGGGTACGAACCTTGTGATGGGAATGTCATGGCCTCGAATCCTTATTGGTGTAAGTCAAGTGCAGACTGGACAACACAAATCGCGCAATGGTTTGATGAAGCAGATTGGGAGTCTTTAAGGTACTTTTCTACATTTTTTGATTCGCGCGTGTTAGCGGGTGAGGATAAGCTATTATTAGCTTTAAAAACATTTGCTTTCTCTAAACTAGATGAAAACCCTGTTCTTTACAAACGCTTGTATGAAAATGTAGGTTTTGTAAAGAAAGGGATAGGGATATTCGGACAAATCCTTAGTGAGGAGAAAGGAGAAGAGGCTGGAACAATTAATTTAAAACAGACAATCTTCTTTCCTTATGTAAATTCACTTCGCCTTTTAGCTTTAATTGAAAAAATTCCTGAGGCATCGACTCTCGAGCGGTTTCAAAAACTACCTGAGGGCTATGAAACAATTAAAGTCTACCAGTCATATTTCTTAAAGTTGCTTAATTATCGTTTGTATTTTCAAAAAGATGCGGTTAGTTATAAAAAGGTTCATTTATTACCTGTCAACGCAATGTCAGCAAGAGAAAAAGATGGACTCAAAGAAATCATGAAAAAAGGACGTCAGTTATTTAAGGAAACGAAAGAAATCATTGACCGTAGGTGTTCACCGTGAACATGAACCAAATGATGCAATTCTTAAGGCAAATACCAGGGAAATTAGGAGGAAACTCATATTCATCAATAGCAAATCAAAATGACCCAAGTAATGTAGCCTTCCTTAGACAGTTGCAACGGGAAATAAAAAAACAGGATGTCCTTGAGTTACCATTCGCAAAATTAAATTTAGTTGTTTTTGATATCGAAACAACGGGTTTCTACCCACATAAAGGTGACCAAATTCTTTCAATAGGTGCAGTGAAAATACGCGAAGGTCGGGTTATCGAGGAAGAGTTCTTTTATTCATTGGTTTATAGTGAAATAGGACCATCAGAAGAAATCACAGCATTGACAGGTATTACAAAAAAAGATCTTGAACTGGCTCCAAGTATGTCTAAGGTTCTCACTGATTTCTTTCAATATGTTAAAAGTGACCCACTGATAGCCCATCATGCCAATCATGAACGAAACTTTATGCAACACGTGACATGGTCTGTATTAAAGACTCGCTTTGAGCATCGAGTCATTGATACATCGTTTTTAACGAAAATTGTTGAACCGATGACAAGTATGGTTACTTTAGATGAATGGTGCCATTACCTTGGAATTACCATTGAACATAGGCATCATGCCTTACATGATGCCATTGCTACGGCAAAGCTTTGGGTTGAAAGTGCTCAACTTGTTCAAGAGAAGGGCTTTCATCATCTAAGGGATGTTTACACGTATTTAGCCTCACAAAAATAATTTTCTAATTAAGGGGTGGAGGTGGCTTGGTAAATAAAATTCCTCAGCATTTAGCAATTTTCCCGATTAGTAATGTAGTGGAAATGACCAACTTATCGGCTCGACAAATCCGTTACTATGAGGACCAGGATTTAATTCAACCTCTAAGAAATAAAGGCAATCAACGGATCTTTTCTCTCAATGATATTGAACGATTACTAGAAATAAAATCCTACATTGATCAAAAAATTAATATTGCAGGAATAAAAGCAATTTTTTCTTCCAAAGTTCAAGAGCAAAATGTCTACGCGCAACGTGATCACGCGTTTTCCGAAAGTGAATTAGAAGAAATCTTCACCTTCGTTCAAATAAGGATGGCACTGAATAAAAAGAATACAGAATGATAAATTTATAAAAATGCAAAAATATATCGAATAAAATTTGCATCAGAAAAGCAGAGGTACTGATTACCCTTCTGCTTTTTTTATTTAATAAGTGGGAATATATGTTAAAATTAGAGTTGTATTATCATAGTGGAAAACTTGATGAAGGTTAATTTTGCAGAGTTAAATGACTTAATAATGAAAGGGTGTTGAAATGGACATATTTTCAAAGCTAATAACAGCATTTATTTCTGCCATAATACTATCACTAATTCTATCATACATGAACTATACCCCATTACCTCAACAGCAAGAAGGAATTGGTTATTGGTCATTTTCTGGATTGCTTCAAGTGTATTTACTTTACTCTTTACCTGTATTTCTGTTTGGTGGAGTTACATTTTCTATGTTCGTAGATTTCATATATAACAAACTATCTATCGCAAACCAAATCATTAATTACCTTTTAAAACTTGTTTGCTATGCAACGGGAGGTTTAGTAATTATGGGCGTTTTAGTCCTGCCAGGGAATTCTATTGCATCTTTAGAACCTGTCCCTTATCTAATATTAGGGATAATATCCGCCTTGTTGTTTTTGCATGTTAATATAGGTACAGAAAAAGTTTTAGAAAAAATTGTTAATTGACTTTTTAAAGAGAGCGATAACAGGTTTAAGGTTTTAGTCTTGTACTTGTTGAAGGAAAGTAAAGGGACAGCAACATTAATACCTTTTCATATTGAATAATAAAGTGAAGCAAGGAATCCATTAGTTCCAGACATGGTAGGTAGGTGGAAGGTGAATTTAGATAAACAAAGATACAATAAGAAAAAGTTCTACGGAAAATTAGTTCTGCTTGTTATTTTAATAGTCATTGACGTGACAGGGGTAGGAGAAAGAACTAAAATTGAGCAAATGGGAATTATAGATAAATATTATGTAGAAACAAATACAAGAAAAACCTCAATGAACAGCTCAATTATTATTCCAGAACATTACCGTTATGTATTCTTAATTAATAATAAAGAAGTTGAAATTAGGTATTTTGGAAAAGATCATGAGAATTTCAATATCAACGATAAAGTTACCGTTGAATACAAAATACCAATGAACATATTTAAAAAACCGTATATAACATCCTATGATTTTAATTGAAATCTGCAATAGTTTAATAATCCTCGTTTCTGTTACGGTGTTTGAGGCAGTTTAGTGAACTGTGAATAAAAAATGCTAAATAGGAACAGTCACTTATTATCTAAACAAGGCAGGATAGGTAAACAAGTGAATATTGCAACTTTTGATGTTTAGATAATGGAGGTGTTCATTTGAGACTACTACTAATAATAGCGACAGCCTATGCAGTAATCTTCGGAATAAACATTTTTATAGACGTGGCTGTTCAGTTTTGTAAAACTATGTATTCAGCGGGGCATGACTTGGGAATCTATCTAAAAGATTTTTTCAACTAAGGTGCAATACTTGAATAAAAAATCAAATCTATATCGCTGATTAGCTATGAATGGAGGGCTCCGTTGATTAAGAAAATCGACATTAGTAATAAAAATAACGCTGAAGCTGTATTAAACATTCAAATACCATCGTATAGGGTAGAGGCAGAAATAATTGGTTCAGATGATATACCACCTTTAAAAGACACAGTTCATTCTTTGCAAGATTGCGGAGAAACTTTCTTTGGGTATTATGAAGATCATGAACTTTGTGGAGCAATATCTATAAAAGTAGAAAATGATGAAGTTGATATACATAGGTTAATCGTACATCCAAAACACTTTAGAAAAGGATTTGCACAGTCACTATTGGATTTTGTAATCAATAACTTTGCAAGAAAAATAATAAAAGTAGCGACAGGCTCTAAAAATACTCCTGCAGTTAATTTTTATAGAAAAAATGGCTTTGATAGTATTAAAGAAGTCAAAATAAATGAACAACTATCTCTTACATTTTTTGAAAAGAAATTATAAGTCAGAAGAAAGTGAAGTGAATGACCTAATGAGAAGAGACCATTACGCTGCTTACATAGTAAAATCGTAAGGGTCTAAACTGGGTTCACTGTCTTTGTCTTAAATAAAATGGGACACAAAGTAACAAAAACAGAATGATTGCAAGGAGCTCTAGAGATAAGATATACCAGGGATAGGGTCCAAGCCAATCAAGAATGCTAGGTGTCACAGGTTTTCTCGCTAAAAACATATAATTGGCACCTGTGAGGTGATTAACAGTGATTGCCACTGCAGCTATACAGTTTAGGACTAAAAAGGCTTTGAATGCCGAGCGGAATTTGACCGTATAGTTACAAACCCATATCATATAAAAAATTGCTAAGATAATTGCAAAATGAGCAATAAAGTAATGGAAAAAACGGAAGTGCGGAAACGTGTAAAAAAGTTCAGGGGTAATTATGGCTTGAAATGCTCCTCCGACTCCAAAGAAATAAATAATTTCAAATACTTTATATGAATTAGTTGCAAGCATAAACGAGCTTGTAACCAAGCTTATCGTACATAAATGTAATGGTAGATTGTATTGTATATCCCAAAGTCCCGTTAAGATGCTCCAAGTAACGATACCGATTTCGGAAATAACTAGTGTCGCAAACAAAATCCAGCGAACTTGTCTCATGAAAGGATGATGACGAAAAAGGAATAGCAAGATAACAAAGCCGCCAAATATATATAGGGCCATTAAATGTTCAAAAGATAGAAAAAGATTTCTGTCAATATGTTCGCCTGGATGAAAAATGAATGGTTTCATGACTTCACCTCCATTTGTTAGTGTTCCACTTTTTTACGCTTAATGATAAAATTTTCTGGGTAATAATAAATAGACAAAAAAGAAGAGGTGAGCAATGTGCTTTTACAAGGGAAAAAGGTTATACAAATTGTTAGTGATGATTTTGAAGATTTAGAGTTATGGTACCCAGTTTTACGCCTACGGGAAGAAGGGGCCGAAGTACATATCGTCGGTGAAGAGGCTAATGTAAAGTATGTAGGAAAGTATGGAGTTCCTATTGAAAGCGATTTAGCTTTCCGTGACATTAACCCTGATGATTATGATGCTTTATTAGTTCCAGGAGGATGGTCTCCAGATAAGTTACGTCGCTATGAAGAAGTTCTTCATATGACAAGGGAAATGGACCATGAGAAAAAGCCCATTGGACAAATTTGTCATGCTGGTTGGGTATTAATCTCTGCAGGTATCTTAAAAGGGAAGACGGTTACAAGCACGCCTGGAATAAAGGATGATATGATGAATGCGGGTGCAACTTGGCTAAATGAAGCAGTTGTTGTAGATGGTCACTTAGTCTCAAGTCGCCGTCCACCAGATCTTCCAGACTATATGAGGGAATTTATCAAGGTGTTAGCCGCAAAATAGGATCGAAGTCTCACTTTCAAAATCATGGGAAGTGAGACTTTTTTGTGTTATTGTTAAAATGTGGATGAAAGGTGGGCGAAGTATGAAGGATAATTTAGCGAAATGGTCGAGGTTTCTTGGATATGGAATAACATTTTTTTCTTTTTATCTTACATATCAACGGGACTTTAATTCCTTTGGTTTTGAGGAACTTGAGATAATTTTTGCATTTAATAAAGAAATGGCATTGAAAGGAATGATTTTAGTAGGAATTATTTGTGCTGCTGATTTTTTTCATGCTTTTACAAAATATAAGCTACCAGCGATTATTTTGTATTTCTCGGCAAGTATATTTCTAGTAGATTGGTGGTACGATGTCCGTGGTCTGGAAAATGTTGGTGTAGGTACTTCGATTATGATGTGCGCACTGGCGATCATTTTTTTCTTAGCATCTGTAAAATTAAGCATAGATACTATGAAAATGAGATTAAGAGAAACGGAGGTATCCTGATTGTATACGAAAATTTCAAGTGACATTATTACATCTAGTACTGAAATTAATGAGATTACGAAAGGCTTCTCTCATGATAAAAAATATGTAGTAAACGGACAGTATTTAGTAAGAATATTTCCTCAAGGTGAAGAAGAAAAAAGGAAAGAAGAATTCAACTGTATTCAAACATTAAGTAACTATTCTCAATTTGTACCTAAGACATACGAGTTTGGCCATTTAGCAGACAACGAGTTCAGTTATATGATCCTAGAGTTTCTACCAGGTGACGATGCCGAAAGTGTTTTGCCACAATTGAGTGGTGACGAACAGTACGAGGCTGGCTTTCTCGCAGGGAAAGAACTAAAGAAGTTACATCAACTACATGCTCCTGAAAGTACGATTGATTGGTTTACACAAAAAAAGAAGAAAAGTGATAACTATTTGGAGGAGCTACAGACTGTACCTGTAGATGATCGTTTGAAAGAATTGTTGGCTACATACATAAAACAACATGAGCATTTAATGAGAAATCGCCCCAATACATTTCAGCATGATGATTTTCACCCATCTAACTTACTCATACATAACAAGGTTTTTTCAGGAATTATTGATTTTCAAAGAATGGACTGGGGTGACCCGCTTCATGATTTAACAAAAATAGGCTTTTTCTCGAAACGAATAAGTGTTGAATTTTCAAGAGGTGTTTTAGAGGGATATCATTCAGAAGAAGGAATAAGCGAAGTTTTTTGGGAACTATATTCGTTATATAGTGCGATGCATATTGTTTCAGCTATTGTTTGGGGACTAAGAATGAGCCAAGAGCAGTTTGAAACGTTATTGGGATACTCGCTAGATGTGTTAGCAGACCATGACGATTTTAAGCAAACCATTCCAAAATGGTATAAAAATAAGTAAGAGGTGTTAGTTGTGGATAGTATCATTTTTGATTTAGACGGAACATTATGGGACTCAAGTGAACAAGTTTTAACGATATGGAACGAAGTCTTAAAAAAACACGGGGATTTGCCTGAAATTACGAAAGAACAATTAGCTAGTTGTATGGGCTTGCAAAGTAAAGAGATTGGCCAGAAGTTGTTTCCGCAATTATCGGAGGAACAACAGGACGAAATTCTAACGGAATGTCATGAAGTAGAGTGTCCATATTTAGGCGATCATGGAGCTGTTGTATATCCAGATGTTGAGAGAGTTTTAACCGTACTAGCCCAAAAATACAAGCTATTTATCGTAAGTAACTGTCAAAATGGCTATATAGAAGCTTTCTATAAATCACATCAATTAGAAAAATATTTTATTGATTATGAACATCCAGGAAGAACTGGTCTAACAAAAGGTGAGAACATTAAATTGATCATCGAAAGAAATCAGTTAAAACAACCGATCTATGTTGGTGACACAAAAGGGGATTTAACTGGAGCAAGGTTTGCGGGTATTCCTTTTGTCTATGCAAGTTATGGCTTTGGAGAAGTGGATGAATTTGATTACGTGATCCATCGTTTTTCTGACCTCTTGGAATTGTTTTAAGAATAGTATGCTTAGGAAAATGTACTTTTACGAAATAAATTGTTATCTCTTGAGTAACCGATAAGTTAGGATATAAAATATAAGTAAATGAGGATAACTTATTAGTTGTCCTCTTTGGATTTCTCTTGAAGGGGATGAGTTCTTGAAATTATTTAAATTAAAGACAAAAACAGAGCGACTTAATCTGTTAAAAGAAAAGGTAAAGCCTTTTGCTGACCGAGCTTGGGAGCATGATAAAGAAGTAACATTTCCGGTAGAAAATATTCAAGACTTGAAAGCAATCGGCTACCATACTCTTACAGTACCAGCTCAGTTTGGTGGTCTTGATATATCACTTCTAGAATTTGTTCAACTCCAGGAAGAGATAGCAAAAGCAGATGGTTCAACCGCCTTATCTATTGGCTGGCATATGGGAATTGTGAAACATCTAGGGGAAAAACGAACATGGGATGCTAAGATGTTTCAAACATTTTGTGAAGATGTTCTTCAAAACGAAGCTTTATTAAATAATGCTGCTTCAGAAAGTGGTACAGGAAGCCCAACTAGAGGTGGAAGACCGGAAACAAAAGCTAGAAAAGAAAACGATAAATGGGTCATATCAGGTACGAAAACATTTACGACGATGTCTCCTGTACTGGATTATTTTGTGGTGAGTGCTTCGATCCAAGGTACTGAGGAGATCGGCAACTTTTTACTTCCAAAAGGAACGAGAGGATTATCGATTAACGAGACATGGGACTCTGTTGCGATGCGTGGCACAGGGAGTCATGATTTAGTTCTTGAAGAAGCAGAAGCACCGCTTGAAAATCTAGTCGAATACGTTGTTCCAGGGAAAAAGCAAGTTGCTGGATGGTTATTGCATATTCCAGCTTGTTATTTAGGAATTGCTCGGGCCGCTCAAGAAGAAGCAATTACGTTTGCTAGCAGCTATTCCCCAAATAGTATTGAGGGGACGATTGTAGATCTACCTTATGTGAAACAAAAAATTGGGGAAATGGAACTGTATATCCAGCAAAGTCAACACTTTCTTTATTCTGTTGCAACTAAATGGGATGAAAGCGATGATGAGACAAGACAAACAATGGGTGGAGAGTTAGGTGCAGTAAAACTATCGGTGGTTAATCACGCCATAAAGGTTGTAGACCTAGCGATGAGAGTAACTGGTGCTCGGAGTTTATCTGAGAAAAATCCGTTGCAACGCTACTATCGTGATGTTCGGGCTGGTTTACACAATCCACCAATGGATGACGCTACAATTGTCCTTTTGGCCAATAATGCGATTGGAAAATTAAAGCAATAAAAAGATTTAGGGATCCCTAAGTCTTTTTTTATGGGGAAATTTAAGAAAATTAGCCAAGGATGATATCTTTTTAAAAGCGAAATACTAAAATGAATATCTAATTTGGCAAAGGGTGAGACAACATGAAGGCAGTTACTTATCAAGGAAAGTACTCAGTTGCTGTGAAAGAAGTCGAAGATGCGAAGCTTCAAGATAAAGAAGACGTGATTGTAAAAATTACTTCCACTGCTATTTGTGGATCAGATTTACACTTATATCAAGGGAACTTCCCATTACCTATTGGTTATGTTATTGGTCATGAACCGATGGGGATTGTTGAAGAGGTTGGTCCAAATGTTACAGCAGTTAAAAAAGGTGACAGAGTTGTCATTCCTTTTACCGTAGGTTGTGGAAGATGTTTCTTTTGTGAACATGAGCTTGAAAGTCAGTGCGATAATTCAAATCCGCACTATGACTCTGGTGGGTATTTTGGGTATTCTGAAAAATTCGGAAATCATCCTGGAGGTCAAGCTGAATATCTTCGAGTACCTTTTGGAAACTTTACCCCATTTGTTGTTCCTGAAAATTGTGAACTAGAAGACGAGAAGTTACTATTTTTGTCTGATGTATTACCAACGGCCTATTGGAGCGTTGTGAACGCAGGGGTAAAGAAAGGCGATACCGTGATTGTATTAGGGTGCGGTCCAGTTGGTATATATGCCCAAAAATTTGCTTGGCTAAAAGGGGCAAAAAGAGTCATTGCTGTTGATTATATACCGTTTCGACTTGAGCAGGCGAAAAGAATTAATAATGTTGAAGTATTTGACTTCACAGAGCACGAGGATATGGGTGAAGTACTAAAAGAAGTTACAAATGGCGGGGCAGAAGTGGTCATTGACTGTGTTGGTATGGACGGAAAAAAATCACCTCTGGAATTTATTGAACAGAAGTTAAAGCTTCAAGGTGGTACGTTAGGACCAATCCAAATTGCAACAAAAGCAATTAAAAAATGCGGAACATTACAAATTACTGGTGTTTATGGTGGGTTATACAATATGTTTCCACTTGGGCCATTTTTTTCGAGAAATATTAATATCAAGATGGGACAAGCTCCAGCAAGACATTTTATGCCTCATATCTATGACCTAATTGTAAAAGGTGATATTGATTCGAGCGCTATCATTACTCATACATTACCGTTAGAAAAAGCAAGTGAAGGTTACGAGAAATTCAATAACCGGACAGATGATTGTTTAAAGGTCGTTT
This window contains:
- a CDS encoding type 1 glutamine amidotransferase domain-containing protein, translating into MLLQGKKVIQIVSDDFEDLELWYPVLRLREEGAEVHIVGEEANVKYVGKYGVPIESDLAFRDINPDDYDALLVPGGWSPDKLRRYEEVLHMTREMDHEKKPIGQICHAGWVLISAGILKGKTVTSTPGIKDDMMNAGATWLNEAVVVDGHLVSSRRPPDLPDYMREFIKVLAAK
- a CDS encoding TIGR02206 family membrane protein, which gives rise to MKPFIFHPGEHIDRNLFLSFEHLMALYIFGGFVILLFLFRHHPFMRQVRWILFATLVISEIGIVTWSILTGLWDIQYNLPLHLCTISLVTSSFMLATNSYKVFEIIYFFGVGGAFQAIITPELFYTFPHFRFFHYFIAHFAIILAIFYMIWVCNYTVKFRSAFKAFLVLNCIAAVAITVNHLTGANYMFLARKPVTPSILDWLGPYPWYILSLELLAIILFLLLCVPFYLRQRQ
- a CDS encoding cell wall hydrolase; this encodes MRKLIMTLTLATTLFFVGNTQTEASTVHSVKSGDTLWLIANHYGVPVNSIKTANNKAGDMIFVGERLTIPSSVTAAEKRLMAQLVTAEAKGEPYAGQVAVATVILNRVDSSLFPNTISSVIYQTGQFTPVRTGTINQTPTASAIRAVDEAIAFRGQGRGSLFFYNPAIATNHWNATRQHTVTIGNHVFAK
- a CDS encoding DUF294 nucleotidyltransferase-like domain-containing protein; translation: MKTYEQVKEFLEKKLPSVSWDHQKLNEFHEIIMKEIIQIALTKVESELGKPPTHFAFFVMGSAARHEQSVWSDQDHGIIYDGPDHFHSYFIRMGKEITRGFALAGYEPCDGNVMASNPYWCKSSADWTTQIAQWFDEADWESLRYFSTFFDSRVLAGEDKLLLALKTFAFSKLDENPVLYKRLYENVGFVKKGIGIFGQILSEEKGEEAGTINLKQTIFFPYVNSLRLLALIEKIPEASTLERFQKLPEGYETIKVYQSYFLKLLNYRLYFQKDAVSYKKVHLLPVNAMSAREKDGLKEIMKKGRQLFKETKEIIDRRCSP
- a CDS encoding ammonium transporter → MDPIYLMNNVWIIICFTLVLLMQGGFILLEAGSTRMKNAGHIAGKTIFTVGVASLVFWAVGYGFIYGEGNAFIGLSDFFYGDFTSVVDGLAGSVDFMFQLAFAAIALTIAFGGFAERGKLSAYVVFAVLFSAIVYPVVAHWIWGGGWLADHGKQDFAGSTVVHLTGAMAALAATIILKPRIGKFNKDGSANDLAGHNQVYTALGVLVLWVGWFGFNAGSTLGVDDAFFGYVALNTQLAAAAGAIAAMFIVWAVSGKADIPTTLNGALAGLVAITASCAFVAPWAAVLIGIIGGLIVYFSMKLFDKARIDDPIFALSVHGVAGVWGTLSTGFFATPELAELNGGAAGLFYGGGLGQLGVQTMGVVACGLFAFVVSFIILKVMDKTMGGIRVTEEEEIIGLDLSEHGSYGYPESMPDKKQGA
- a CDS encoding HAD family hydrolase, which gives rise to MDSIIFDLDGTLWDSSEQVLTIWNEVLKKHGDLPEITKEQLASCMGLQSKEIGQKLFPQLSEEQQDEILTECHEVECPYLGDHGAVVYPDVERVLTVLAQKYKLFIVSNCQNGYIEAFYKSHQLEKYFIDYEHPGRTGLTKGENIKLIIERNQLKQPIYVGDTKGDLTGARFAGIPFVYASYGFGEVDEFDYVIHRFSDLLELF
- a CDS encoding acyl-CoA dehydrogenase family protein, producing the protein MKLFKLKTKTERLNLLKEKVKPFADRAWEHDKEVTFPVENIQDLKAIGYHTLTVPAQFGGLDISLLEFVQLQEEIAKADGSTALSIGWHMGIVKHLGEKRTWDAKMFQTFCEDVLQNEALLNNAASESGTGSPTRGGRPETKARKENDKWVISGTKTFTTMSPVLDYFVVSASIQGTEEIGNFLLPKGTRGLSINETWDSVAMRGTGSHDLVLEEAEAPLENLVEYVVPGKKQVAGWLLHIPACYLGIARAAQEEAITFASSYSPNSIEGTIVDLPYVKQKIGEMELYIQQSQHFLYSVATKWDESDDETRQTMGGELGAVKLSVVNHAIKVVDLAMRVTGARSLSEKNPLQRYYRDVRAGLHNPPMDDATIVLLANNAIGKLKQ
- a CDS encoding aminoglycoside phosphotransferase family protein, with the translated sequence MYTKISSDIITSSTEINEITKGFSHDKKYVVNGQYLVRIFPQGEEEKRKEEFNCIQTLSNYSQFVPKTYEFGHLADNEFSYMILEFLPGDDAESVLPQLSGDEQYEAGFLAGKELKKLHQLHAPESTIDWFTQKKKKSDNYLEELQTVPVDDRLKELLATYIKQHEHLMRNRPNTFQHDDFHPSNLLIHNKVFSGIIDFQRMDWGDPLHDLTKIGFFSKRISVEFSRGVLEGYHSEEGISEVFWELYSLYSAMHIVSAIVWGLRMSQEQFETLLGYSLDVLADHDDFKQTIPKWYKNK
- a CDS encoding zinc-dependent alcohol dehydrogenase, whose protein sequence is MKAVTYQGKYSVAVKEVEDAKLQDKEDVIVKITSTAICGSDLHLYQGNFPLPIGYVIGHEPMGIVEEVGPNVTAVKKGDRVVIPFTVGCGRCFFCEHELESQCDNSNPHYDSGGYFGYSEKFGNHPGGQAEYLRVPFGNFTPFVVPENCELEDEKLLFLSDVLPTAYWSVVNAGVKKGDTVIVLGCGPVGIYAQKFAWLKGAKRVIAVDYIPFRLEQAKRINNVEVFDFTEHEDMGEVLKEVTNGGAEVVIDCVGMDGKKSPLEFIEQKLKLQGGTLGPIQIATKAIKKCGTLQITGVYGGLYNMFPLGPFFSRNINIKMGQAPARHFMPHIYDLIVKGDIDSSAIITHTLPLEKASEGYEKFNNRTDDCLKVVLKP
- a CDS encoding MerR family transcriptional regulator, giving the protein MVNKIPQHLAIFPISNVVEMTNLSARQIRYYEDQDLIQPLRNKGNQRIFSLNDIERLLEIKSYIDQKINIAGIKAIFSSKVQEQNVYAQRDHAFSESELEEIFTFVQIRMALNKKNTE
- a CDS encoding exonuclease domain-containing protein, producing MNQMMQFLRQIPGKLGGNSYSSIANQNDPSNVAFLRQLQREIKKQDVLELPFAKLNLVVFDIETTGFYPHKGDQILSIGAVKIREGRVIEEEFFYSLVYSEIGPSEEITALTGITKKDLELAPSMSKVLTDFFQYVKSDPLIAHHANHERNFMQHVTWSVLKTRFEHRVIDTSFLTKIVEPMTSMVTLDEWCHYLGITIEHRHHALHDAIATAKLWVESAQLVQEKGFHHLRDVYTYLASQK
- a CDS encoding GNAT family N-acetyltransferase, with the protein product MIKKIDISNKNNAEAVLNIQIPSYRVEAEIIGSDDIPPLKDTVHSLQDCGETFFGYYEDHELCGAISIKVENDEVDIHRLIVHPKHFRKGFAQSLLDFVINNFARKIIKVATGSKNTPAVNFYRKNGFDSIKEVKINEQLSLTFFEKKL